In the Augochlora pura isolate Apur16 chromosome 7, APUR_v2.2.1, whole genome shotgun sequence genome, ACAGAAGCACAAGTTCAGAAAATAGTTGCATCTGTATTTAAGGAACACAAAATTCCTTTGAAGCATCAAAACGTTGCTCAAGATCCAGGTAAAGAATCACCTACAACCACAAACCAATCGAAGCCGCAACAAGGACAGAGTAATACGTCAAATGTAATCGCGGTGAAAGAGGATAAAGTGGAAACTCCTACTGTAGTTACTAACCCACCAAAAGCTGTTAGTAccattaaagtaataaaaagaattgttgtGAGAAAACCGTCCGGAACTACCGAAACTACTACAACTCCAGCAACAAAAGAAGGCGAGGTGTCAGGAATCATGTCTGACTTGAATAGTTCAGGTCACAAAGTTACGAAACGTGTAATCGTTCGTAGAATTATTCGGCAAGGAGATACCACACGGGAAGTTATTATGAATCCCGATGGTACGATAATAGATCCGGCAGAGCTGGCAAAATTACCTACTGGTAACGTTGTCAAGAGAGTTGTTGTTAAGAAGCCACTCGACAAGCATTCAGGTCTTATTCAAGCAGTTTTACAATCATCTACTGAACCACGACAACAATCAACTCCGCTGAAAACTACCGAGACTATGGTAAGTGAATCACCGAAATTCGAGTTGAAAACTTCGCAGCCTGTAATAAGTACACTTCCGCCAACATCGAAACCAACAGTTGCGACTGTTCAAAAATCTACGTTAATAGGAGGCGATCAGGAAACTAAAGAGAAATTAGAACAGTTAGAAAAGAGAGTGGAACAGCAACGCTTGAAAATTGAAGAGCTAGAAGCGCGTAAGCAGCAGCAAGAATATGAACCCATGGAAGAATTGTCGCCAGAGCGGCACGATGAATCCGAGGACGAACAACAATTACCACTGAAGAGAGTGTTCGTGAAGAAAAAGCAGAGCATGTACGATGAAGAACAAGAGTATAATGACAATGACGTAACAACCACAACTCCTATAACAACAACATCTGTGACAACAACTCCTGCGTCAATGTCGAAAGAAGATACGCCGATTGTactagagaaagaaaaggccAGTCCCCTAGTTGTTGATATGAAACCAATTGAAACTGTACAAAAGGAGCTTACAGTTACTCCAAAATCAGGTATTATACCACTTAGAAGAGAAGGTAAACAGCCATTAATAACCAGTTCGAAAGTTTAcggaaataagaaaattatattggtCAAGTCGGATGAACCGTCAGAAGTGGAAGAGATGAGTCGGGAACTGTGTAGCATATTGGATTCAGCTGACTCGGTAGTGAAGATGCAGGAAACAGTTCTGACTAATCTTAGTCAAATACCCGCTGTCTCGGATGTTGCTACAAAGAGTGCTGAGGCACCGAAACCAGGTCCTTCCAACGAAGGTAATGcaacgataaaaaaagaagtggTCGAAGAACAACTCGAAGATCAGGGTATAACTCTTAAATTAGAAGGCACGATGGAAGTGGTAGAGGATTTGCCAGAGTCCGATGTCAAAATAGAAACCGTAACCGATGGAGAACCAATTATAATAGAACAACCTGAACAAAACTCGAATTTAACCTTGGACGAACAGGACCTTTCAGAGTCTGCAGATATTTTTGAACCATCGGACAACGTGCTAGAAGTCCAAAAGAACGAATTGGAAGAGTCTGTGATAGAACTTGATCACGAGACTCACACGATACACTTGAACGATACTAACGATAGTCAAGACAGTCTTGAAGATAAACTGCAACAGATGGAAGGCTGAACTTGTTGGATCCTATTGTTGAATACTTGAAAATGTTGCTTTCGATTAAGAAATACTGGGTTAAAATATAAGCTATGACTTCATCACAATGTTACAAATTTGGAACTCGATCTCGATGCATTGAGGATGCATATAGGTAAACGCTACGATCGTTTTGTCATTAGATTTCTTAAGTAATAATGTGAGTTTAAGATTATTCATATCTTATTGTCACGCTGTATCTAAACTTCTGtatttatctttcatttttctgttgTGTGGCAGTTGTAGATTCGCGTTTGCATATTAATCATTAAACGACACTATTGAGATACGAAAAAGGATAGTGCCTATTAATCAACCTTTCTTcataagaaagtaaaaaattattatttaaaacctAAGAAAACTAATTGACGATTTCCATGTGCTAcaagaaatttgttatttatataacgtCGCAACGACACAAAGATAATATactgaaaatacaattaaaggAACATGTGAAAGGCACTCGTTTTAGATATCTCACTTCCTGGTGATCATGTATATCGATATTGGACGTAAGACAATTGTATATATCTATTTGTGAAATCCCTTTCCCCCCGCCCTTTTCCGAACACGTCCTTTTCATTTACAATGTCTCATGTTCGGTGCAATTTATCGAATGtctcattattattcaattgatTACATTATTGGGAACACACAAGGTACTTTAAGGAATTAAACTTATTGTAACACTATGAATATGTGTACGAGGTTAGTGTGAAGACAGTAAATAGATTACTCGATATTCTATTAACATTTGAAACTATGTATCAAATACAGACAATGGTGTGTAAATGTAAAATCGAGTGTTGTTTATTTTCCAGGACAACCTCTTCCGCACATCTAATATGGTActaatgatttatatttacattgatATGATGACTTTTACATgaacatttacattttatttcatacaacAGGATATAgaagacacacacacacacattttattgtcaatatattattcttttattttatatgatattatataaacaaaataacatatgtgataatattatttccaccGTATTTGgatgtacaatatataaaaataaaatgtagcGTACGGATTTATAAATACACGAGATACAAAACAACGGTATTGAATGGTTACGAGTAATCCACCGACAAggatgtaaaaaaattatattaaatgctGAAAGCAAGCTGCcgcaattgaaaattaaatggctgacgttacatttttttattgcatgGTAGATAGTGTAATGAAACGATTCTAGCAATTTTAACTAAGAATAGGTCGACGTATATCGGTGACTAAAGCaatactaattttaaaatcatacaATATTGTAGCTGTTGAAGATTACTTTTAAAAGTACACATTTTATTGCAACGTAGAAATCGAATTGGAAATGTGACATCGTCACAATTTTACTTCGGCAATTCATCTTTGGCCTTCTGTATCTTCCAATCGTCGAATAAAccataacatttataatacaaaacatAGTCTCGGACCcttcataaataatacatgtttttatttaatgtatgcAGATGAAatcaatgtataaaattctatgaaatacatacaaaattcttttctgtttACGTTAAAAACATTCAATCGTTTGCAAGCTATTTTTCTCTCAACTAATGACattaaaactaatatttttcccgcttaacctcttaggcacgatgCGCCGCTATAGTAGCTTTCGTGAATGGTTCGTGCTtcactcaattgttttattatttattaaagcaaacaattaaagtgaaagtgtgtatatacaatatatgaagaaaagaatatatgttattaatactatatattgatatacggaaagaaatatatattaagagaaaatggtaattgaGTTACAaaacactttatttgcgcaaaatcctgctgTGCCTGAGAGGTTAAGGGAAGAAAAAGAGttcaaaattttcgatttcatggatatcgtatatgtatattcgacTTGAATGCATGTAATGATTCGAAGTTttcgagttttttttttaaacaggaCGACGAAGAACGCCGGGCAGTTTATGCGGGGTTGACGTCCTTCTTAGTGGTAAGGCTCTCCAGCTGTAAAAATAACACTTCGCATATTTTCGATTGATCGATCACTCATTATGTATGAATTGTACAAGAAATAGCATTCCCGTCTTCGAATCTTTCTGTGTATCCTCCTTTCTTAAAGTCCGCCCCGTCCACTGTCTATGTACTCGAACTGCTGTGGGGCAGAgacgattgaaaattaaaaaaaaaaataaaaagattgcaCCATCTTGTATTTTTGAATGCGTCGAAAACATAGAAAGATTCTACAACGAGAATATAAGAatttccaattattatttttgtgatGTATTCTACTTTTATATGAACTCCAATTTGAAAGTTACCTTTAACCGTTACATTAACTTTCGTAACCGTATTTTGTCTgtacattttattcataatataattaaagttataTACAAATAGTCAATAAATTACACAGTTTTGTCAGTATTAGTTGGAAACATGTAGTCGGATctattatcaaatttaatctaatattttcGCTATCGAGTATGTCCAAAAACTCATTATATGTATTgcttttcaaacaaattaacaatttagtGACAGAATACATACTTAGTATTGACAATTTCAATATAGTCCTATTGTTAGGTCTTGTTACCGTagatattacaaaatactttttaaatattgaagtatGAACtcaactattaataatatttattttcgaatttaagAATGAACttctttgtttatttattactttttcgGAGCACAGTAAATTTTCATAacttattgaataataatgcaCTGTACTTTGCtgtattagttattttatttatttatttcggaaCATAGAGATTTACGAAGGTTTGCTATCGCaacgataaatttatttgttggacgtagaagaaataataaatcactGCGATAATTGGCCTTAGGTGTTCATTAAAATCAGGTACTGTATGTATTggcaaattaaaaagtaatccaATTACGATTAACATGTCCCATTCGCTTATTCTTCAAGATCGTACCTCCTTCTCTCCCCTCGCCACAGACGCGTATCCTTCCGGCTCCTTTGCGGAACCAATCGCGTGTGCGTAAACTAATCCGCCTGCCATTCCGCCCAAAATCGGCCCGATCCAGTAAACCCAGTGATTGTCGAACGCATTCATTACAACGGCGCTACCTAATGATCGTGCTGGATTCATTCCTGCGCCAGTTCTCGGTAcctattcgaataaacaaattcatgCAGATTTAACGTCAATGATACACATTAGTATTTATTAGACCGCAATTCTTCACGCGAAACAAAAACTGTcttcattaattgcaagatgcaaaagctttgtaaatttttatttcctttttatcattttaatgtgTTGGTAGtagtataatactattttcaaaCTGTTTACAAGTTTTTGCTGTTTATCATTTGATctacttatttttcttttaaatgaagaaatcCACAATTTGCTAATTAGTTTCGTTTAATGATTTTCAAGATATTGAAAAACCTAAGCTACTATTAAAATGACTCTGCGTATACTTTCACGTCATGGCTTCCACTATAATGAGTAAATTTCTGAAAcaggtattttatatatttttttttatgaagtatatttttaagtacTATAATAGCGCATAATATatctacataaaattaaaggaacgtcaaaaattcgattttttatttctttaactagaatttatatttcaaaaaattgtttaaaagatattaacaatatttacgaCAACATATATCtgcagaattaatataaaactggtGTCTTACGGACTTTAGTaagaaaaatgtgttttactgaatttttgatattttttactatGCCTGCccttttcgaaaaatctgagaaagtatacaaagtattatataactataataaaacactactattatcaaaatataagtataatcgcctgatattttcaataacaaGAATTAGCATTTTCATACTTctggattttttaaaaaatggagtTTGCTactaaaaattctgaaaaatgcGGGGTGTTGCGTTTTGATTAGatagaatgtaaaatattcataattttttaaataattttccgttTAGTAGAACAGGAAAAATTGAGCTTAATCTGTTAATCCTTCTAATCACCCTTTCGGATATCCAATTTAGGTCATGAGACGTTCAGGcctaaaaatttacataagGTGAATGTCTTTAAGACGTAATGCTTAGGTTACAGATTTTTTACGAAACCTTATTTGTATTTACTTGTGAAAACTaattgtatcaaaattatattactttaactAGCTGTACatattattgtactatacaaattttaatactttatgaagttaaaatgattgtatttattaattttgctgGTTACGTAGCTGATAGTAGAacatataaagaataatagtGATATATTACgttggggaaaaagaaatccattatttttctctcacACAGaaatatcagaaataattgaagttgGCCGGCATGTTAGCAGTCATAGCATCGCCCGGGAGCTAAAGATCGACCATGAAacggttttaaaccatttgcacaaagcaggatttaaaaagaagctcgacGTTTGCGTGTCACatcaattaacacaaaaaaccatgatgcttcgaatttccatctgcGATGCCTTGGCCAAACGGAATGAGATCGACCCATTCCTTGAACGCGTGGTGACTGGGGATAAGAAATGGATCACATACGACAACATTGTGCGAAAACATTCATGGTCAAGGCCTGGTGTAGCAGGTCAGGCGATGGCCAAACGAGGACTAACCAGCCAAGAAGGTTCTGCTGTGCATTTCGTGGAACTggaaattaatcatttattatgagttGCTTCCATATAGCCAAACATTAAATTCGGATCTATTCTGTCAACAACTGGACCGTTTGAAGCTAGCGATTGACcagaaacggccagaattggccaacAGGAGAGGTGTTGTGTGCCATCGAGACAACGCCAGGCCACGCGCGTCTATAGtgactcgtcagaaaattcaggagcttggctgggacgttttgatgcatccaccatatagtccagacctggcaccaagcgactaccatgtttatcttgaattgtaaaatttccttagtgataagaaattggcatcgagagaagattgtgaaagtcgattacaagagttttGTCACTAATAGGGGCcaagacttctacgagaggggcattatgaaggtacctttaaaatggcaacaaattctAGAAgaaaacggtgcatatttgaccCAAATCGGAtaatcggaaacatgttaaataaagtcttgaagttcatGTAAacataatggatttctttctccccaacctaatGTAAGGAATAATagtgatatataaaaataagtggaGGTCAATAGATATTAGATCTTACACCAACGAGATGGCCGACAGTAACCGCAAGTCCAATCACGAGGGGTGCTACTCCTTGGCTATGTGGCTTAGCTGCGTCGCATGCACCGCATACGACGAGAACCAATATGAACGCCAGAAAGAATTCGATGCCGAAACCTTGCACAGGTGTAACTCCTTTGGAAAGACTTACTACACCCAAAGCGTTCTCCATTGTGTCAGGAGAGAGAGCCCTTATTGCACCCGATCCTGCGATAGCGCCTATACTTTGGGCCAAGACGTACAATAATCCTCTGATTATCGATATCTGAAACATAAATGAACACTCTGAGTAACATGACACTGAATTGATtgatgtttaaattaattacaatgaaaatgtagttttctattttctttgatcatgtttaaatattgctatttttgTTTAGGATGCAAAGTTTAGTTTGACAAATTTGGAGACAtagatacatattttttttatatttcaattctgTTGATTAATATGTATGGATTAATACTCTGGGATTTTGTATTCTACGTTGATTTGTGTATGACGAAAGGTGGTTCCTCTTTAATGTCTTCGTGACCGAACGACATTAGAATACTGCAATAAGCTAAAAGCATAATTATGCACTTTATGATCTAATATGTGAGCTATATAGTgcaatataagaaaaatcaatataactAGAAAATTGCATGCACGACGATTATTACAGTACTTCATGACCGCTAAAACACATTTATATGCATTCAGTATTTTGATGCATTTGATGAGtattttctatgaattattatgtaaCCTTTACTAACATCTTTGGCATAAATACATGTGAAAATAGACAAATTCaaacagtaatatttattagatcgtTAAACGTGAAATGCAtactataatctataattttaatataaaatctatgcACTTTATCGTTGTGACTACACTTGGGAAGATGTTGTTTTCttaacgatttaataaacACTTGTAGGTTTAGTATATTTCGCTTACATAAATAAGTATATACGACACTTTTGGTCGGcattaaaagattaatttttcagagtAACCATCATAATTAGGGGTGTACAATTTCATGGTGAAGATCCAACAGAATTGATTCACGTCTACGAAAATGGGGTTGCAAGGTAAAGTTTTCTGACCTTGCCTATAGCCATTAAACCGAACGTAACAGCAGGATTGACATGGCCGCCAGATACGTGTCCTATTCCTTGAATCGCGGCGGCCACGGTTAAGCCAAAGGCTAGACTTATGGCGACGACGTTATTCGTGGCGACAGAGCCGCATCCGAAGAAATTTAGCAGCATGGTTCCGAGGAATTCTGCGACCAGCGCCCGACAAAGATTAGCCTTCGATTCGGCGAATTCGTTTGTGCCCAGAGTCGCTTTCAAGTTGTCcatctgcaaaataaaatgttcgattCATCAACGTCG is a window encoding:
- the LOC144473435 gene encoding aquaporin AQPAn.G isoform X2 gives rise to the protein MDNLKATLGTNEFAESKANLCRALVAEFLGTMLLNFFGCGSVATNNVVAISLAFGLTVAAAIQGIGHVSGGHVNPAVTFGLMAIGKISIIRGLLYVLAQSIGAIAGSGAIRALSPDTMENALGVVSLSKGVTPVQGFGIEFFLAFILVLVVCGACDAAKPHSQGVAPLVIGLAVTVGHLVGVPRTGAGMNPARSLGSAVVMNAFDNHWVYWIGPILGGMAGGLVYAHAIGSAKEPEGYASVARGEKEQFEYIDSGRGGL
- the LOC144473432 gene encoding uncharacterized protein LOC144473432 isoform X5, yielding MPQMICSMCRWNLDRSYKFKLQCKKADEALRAYPLSGVLPRPFPPIPNDPPEVTAKRPLEQRSQNEPAKKPRVDNGDKERRETRDRERDRERERERERERERDKDRDRERERDRERERDRQVEKQREKEEQHDFYEEEQDAGSEGDQDTNSAKEERKLEPGEIRVHACDQCDRTFPLRQALALHIQRAHRDRNYKCTECDRMFFSKYDLGKHMSTHSEEKPFSCPVCNKQFSRANLLQRHEKVHRDELRYGCQHCDREFFTTEELEKHEDSVHKKEKPFQCNICNKRFTYKQGLERHEVLHNEDKTFVCEYCKDAFRTSTKLARHLTTHAGHRPYLCKLCPRSFLLSHHLTRHMRTHSVEKRHVCEDCGKAFKRKESLEVHQLTHTKRTGMGLTCDVCQESCRNRADYVTHIKQHIEAGEKMGPDGLQPDNKTKLELESDEDEEEEQYSDGDDDYEPPAYIVKKLPKPSKPDKSESEEDREREEKDENQKEQVVYVRRKDGNMIKKTIKTLMPIQRREVQDTKIKQSPNSSQTQQVAKTPQPKPNEESAKTSRVDETEAQVQKIVASVFKEHKIPLKHQNVAQDPGKESPTTTNQSKPQQGQSNTSNVIAVKEDKVETPTVVTNPPKAVSTIKVIKRIVVRKPSGTTETTTTPATKEGEVSGIMSDLNSSGHKVTKRVIVRRIIRQGDTTREVIMNPDGTIIDPAELAKLPTGNVVKRVVVKKPLDKHSGLIQAVLQSSTEPRQQSTPLKTTETMVSESPKFELKTSQPVISTLPPTSKPTVATVQKSTLIGGDQETKEKLEQLEKRVEQQRLKIEELEARKQQQEYEPMEELSPERHDESEDEQQLPLKRVFVKKKQSMYDEEQEYNDNDVTTTTPITTTSVTTTPASMSKEDTPIVLEKEKASPLVVDMKPIETVQKELTVTPKSGIIPLRREGKQPLITSSKVYGNKKIILVKSDEPSEVEEMSRELCSILDSADSVVKMQETVLTNLSQIPAVSDVATKSAEAPKPGPSNEGNATIKKEVVEEQLEDQGITLKLEGTMEVVEDLPESDVKIETVTDGEPIIIEQPEQNSNLTLDEQDLSESADIFEPSDNVLEVQKNELEESVIELDHETHTIHLNDTNDSQDSLEDKLQQMEG
- the LOC144473435 gene encoding aquaporin AQPAn.G isoform X1, with the protein product MDNLKATLGTNEFAESKANLCRALVAEFLGTMLLNFFGCGSVATNNVVAISLAFGLTVAAAIQGIGHVSGGHVNPAVTFGLMAIGKISIIRGLLYVLAQSIGAIAGSGAIRALSPDTMENALGVVSLSKGVTPVQGFGIEFFLAFILVLVVCGACDAAKPHSQGVAPLVIGLAVTVGHLVGVPRTGAGMNPARSLGSAVVMNAFDNHWVYWIGPILGGMAGGLVYAHAIGSAKEPEGYASVARGEKELESLTTKKDVNPA
- the LOC144473432 gene encoding uncharacterized protein LOC144473432 isoform X4; the encoded protein is MENRPAPLRSRRVCRFCLTESDPLSYIYERDHSKPFQVPLTLQIMSCVAIEVYAADGMPQMICSMCRWNLDRSYKFKLQCKKADEALRAYPLSGVLPRPFPPIPNDPPEVTAKRPLEQRSQNEPAKKPRVDNGDKERRETRDRERDRERERERERERERDKDRDRERERDRERERDRQVEKQREKEEQHDFYEEEQDAGSEGDQDTNSAKEERKLEPGEIRVHACDQCDRTFPLRQALALHIQRAHRDRNYKCTECDRMFFSKYDLGKHMSTHSEEKPFSCPVCNKQFSRANLLQRHEKVHRDELRYGCQHCDREFFTTEELEKHEDSVHKKEKPFQCNICNKRFTYKQGLERHEVLHNEDKTFVCEYCKDAFRTSTKLARHLTTHAGHRPYLCKLCPRSFLLSHHLTRHMRTHSVEKRHVCEDCGKAFKRKESLEVHQLTHTKRTGEKMGPDGLQPDNKTKLELESDEDEEEEQYSDGDDDYEPPAYIVKKLPKPSKPDKSESEEDREREEKDENQKEQVVYVRRKDGNMIKKTIKTLMPIQRREVQDTKIKQSPNSSQTQQVAKTPQPKPNEESAKTSRVDETEAQVQKIVASVFKEHKIPLKHQNVAQDPGKESPTTTNQSKPQQGQSNTSNVIAVKEDKVETPTVVTNPPKAVSTIKVIKRIVVRKPSGTTETTTTPATKEGEVSGIMSDLNSSGHKVTKRVIVRRIIRQGDTTREVIMNPDGTIIDPAELAKLPTGNVVKRVVVKKPLDKHSGLIQAVLQSSTEPRQQSTPLKTTETMVSESPKFELKTSQPVISTLPPTSKPTVATVQKSTLIGGDQETKEKLEQLEKRVEQQRLKIEELEARKQQQEYEPMEELSPERHDESEDEQQLPLKRVFVKKKQSMYDEEQEYNDNDVTTTTPITTTSVTTTPASMSKEDTPIVLEKEKASPLVVDMKPIETVQKELTVTPKSGIIPLRREGKQPLITSSKVYGNKKIILVKSDEPSEVEEMSRELCSILDSADSVVKMQETVLTNLSQIPAVSDVATKSAEAPKPGPSNEGNATIKKEVVEEQLEDQGITLKLEGTMEVVEDLPESDVKIETVTDGEPIIIEQPEQNSNLTLDEQDLSESADIFEPSDNVLEVQKNELEESVIELDHETHTIHLNDTNDSQDSLEDKLQQMEG